The sequence tttaaaatttaatatataattataaattttaatatttattaaaaaaaaactatatttttaatttcttaagtcttaaaaaccttaagaattatatttaaaattatattttaatttaaatattttaaaaaataaattaataaatattaaaataattttttaaaattaatttttaaaatcttaaaatctcttaaaaaatatatataataatatattaaattattttattaattattaaaaataaaaacttttaaaaaataaataaaatatttaattaatattaaaaaattaaaaaaactttaattataaaaaaaaattataataataaaaaaaatatatatataattaattaaataaatattaatatataaataataattaaattattaaaaattaataattaataaaacttaatataattaaaaatttaatattataatatttattataaatataataatattataaaaacttattaagttataattaatatatttaaaaaaatataataaataattttaattaattaatttataaatttataataaatttataataaatttattataatttttatttataaaattagggtttttataatatttatataattataatatttatttattatatatattattttatataatttttaatatataaaaaaatatataaaattttttttttaaaaattatttaaagaaaattatattttcagcttaagctataaatattttatttttataaaaaaatatatagataagtaatatatataaattaaggtaatttataaaaatagctttttttataatatatataatagcttaaatagtaattatatttttttaataattaattaagtaatctCTAGCTAAGTAAGTAAACTAGGCCTAATTagaaaagctatattatatcttaaacaGAAAGATAGGAATTCtcttaaaaagttatatataagtaatatacaTAAATTATAACAATCCACAAGGACAACCCTACTTTGCAACATAACCGCctttagagctattatacAGGTTCTAAACAGACAGCCCTAAGCCCCCCAGTTACTACCTCAGATTCCTTGTTTTGTTTGCCACTGTCGCGCAACGCGAAACGCGAAACTGAATTAGTAAGGCATGGCGGCAGATGGGAGGCGGCAATTGCAAAACCCCGCGGGGCACCAGACTTTCAGGTGACCCGGCTCAGCCTTAGGGGCTAGCGCCGAGGCGGGAGGCTAGCTCAGGAGAAGCAGAAATAAGCAACGCCAATATTGGCCTTAGCCCGAGCGCGATGCCAAGGAGGAAATTGGATGCAACCAGCCACCATCACACAAGCAACCCAATCGGAGCAACACGGCCTCGCACGGCATTATGATGCAAAATCACCGCCAAACAACGCGACGAGCTAGCCGACGTTTACGAGCGGCTAGAACCCCATAGCCGCTCAGCCCTTCAGCCAGGTCCCATGTCCACAACGGTAGTGTAACCCCTTGGGACATGGCGTTCGCCGACTCACCGTAGGCGCTCGTACCGTCAGTTCTTTGTTTCTCGGATTCTAAGATTAGCCCGAGCTAAATGTCAATAGGCTTGTGGCCAAAGAGTCGAGACCGACCTAATTGTGAGCCGGGAACCGAAATTATGGCACCTTGCCGGATTCCGGGAGCAGATGGCCTTGGAGCTGCAACGAGGATATCCGGCTCGATGATGATAAAAGGCTGAGGCACTTCTCCCCATTTCGACTTGCTCTCCAGACCTCCTCAGCCGTCCAGTCTCAGTCAACACACTCTTTTCACCCTGACATTCTTTTCATCCATTCGTTGTCAACACTTGTCTCTCATTCCTACCACTTTCCTTCAATAATTGCTTCCCTTTCCAAGCCGTCAACATGAAGCTGTCTGCCCTCACAATCcttgccatcaccaccgGCATCCTTGCTGCCCCTGTGGCTGACCCGGTTGCTGTTGCCAGCTACGGCTACGAAGCTCCCAAGAGCAGCTATGGGAACAAGGAGGTGAACTACGGCaacaaggacgagaagaagtACGCCCCTGTGAAGAAGCCTGAGCACCACAACTACAAGGCTcctgagaagaagcccgcgTACAAGGCTCCTACCAAGAAGCCTGAGTACAAGGCTCCTGCGAAGAAGCCTGCCTACAAGGCTCCCGTCAAGAAGCCTGCCTACAAGGCTCCCGTCAAGAAGCCCGCCTACAAGGCTcctgagaagaagcctgccTACAAGGCTCCCGTCAAGAAGCCCGCCTATAAGGCTcctgagaagaagcctgagTACAAGGCTCCCGTCAAGAAGCCCGCCTATAAGGCTcctgagaagaagcctgagTACAAGGCTCCCGTCAAGAAGCCCGAGCACAAGGCTCCCGTCAAGAAGCCCGCCTACAAGGCTcctgagaagaagcctgagTACAAGGCTCCTGCCAAGAAGCCTACCTACAAGGCCCCCGCCAAGAAGCCCGAGCACAACACCTACAAGGCGcccgagaagaagcctgaACACACCACCTACAAGGCCCCCGCCAAGAAGCCCGCCTATAAGGCTCCTGCCAAGAAGCCTACCTACAAGGCCcctgagaagaagcctgTCTACAAGGCCCCCGCTAAGAAGCCCGAGCACAACACCTACAAGGCTcctgagaagaagcccgagcACACCAGCTACGGCTACTAGGTGTGTGAGTTGACTTCTGTGATGTGCCTGTGTTGAGTGGCTGGTCGGCAGTGTCGGACGTATCGTTTTAATCATTAATGGATTCCTTTGGGATACCGCTTCTGTGCTTTGTGAAGGACTCACTTGGACAAATCTGATTTGTCTTCTTGTACTCTAATTTAAAACTGTTGAATAATATTGACGAGACCTTTGCTTGCCTCGCTCACATTGTGCTGTGAAATGAACCTTTTGTTCCCCTGGTTTTGTTGTGTGATAAGACGGCCAATTGGTTTCATTCTGCTCAACCCCTCACTTGGATAGCTCCTGAGACAGTGGTCTTGCGTAACTGAAAGGCGAGACTCGGCTTGATGCAAGGTGTGGCATGCCGTAGGATTGAGTTTCCAAGCTAGAAATGTGTTGACATGGCATAAGCATTACCCATCCTTAGTAGGCTCTGTAACAATGTAGACTAACTATTCATCTTGACCAATGATTTAATCGTACAGTTCCTTCTCGCGCTGGCATACAGCCGGATGACGGATTGCTCCTGGCTTGAGCTTGCTGAAGTTCAGGTCAACCCCTTCCTCCACATCAGGGAATGGTCCCAGAGGCGTGATTGCCAGTGGATTGATCTTATAGTGACTTTTGGTATACTGCTCTATGATTAGCGTCTGCGAACATTGTGTGATGGTATTGGATCTTACGTTCTCCTTGATGTGTCTAAAGTCTGTTGTCTCCCTGAATCCTGGTACGTTCCAGTAGAGGTTCTTCAACCACTCATGAATGACCGGGAAGTTGCCGCGGATGGTTCCTAGGTTGCACTTGAAGTGTTGGACGTAGACAACATCAAATCGCACAATTGTTGCATACGCGCGGATGTCAATTTCCGTCAGCTCCTTTCCAAAAACATATGGGCCTCCATGTTGATGAATCAGACTCTCAAGTTTATTGAGAGCCGCGAAAACCGTAGGTACATTTTCATCATAGCCCTGTTGGGTTGTGGCAAACCCTACTTTGTAGACACCGCTATTAAGGTCTCGCTGCATCCACTCGCTCACGTCGTCAATTGTCGCCCTGAGATGTTCTGGATAAAGGTTCAGCTTTCGGGCCGGATCGTCCTCCGCCAGGATCGAATCGAATGCGGATGGGAGCCATCGTAAGAGCTCTGCGCTTTCGTTGTTCACGATCTGGCCCTGCTTTCTATCCCAGAAAAGAGGCACACTGTATCTGCCTTTGTACTCGGGATCGTCTTTGAAGTAAACCTCGTGCAAGTACTTGGACTTGAAGAGCAGATCCTCAGTTGATCCCTCATACGTGTCGTCAGGGGAGTTTGGGAACTGCCACCCGGGCCAGCCCTTATCGTCGCCTTTGGGGTATGGCTTGACAACAGACACATCAATGGCCGACTGGAGTCCCTTGAGGCACCGAACCAGGTTGACCCGGTGAGCAAAGGGGCAAAAAAGACCAATGTAGAGGTGGTAGCGCCCAGCCTCTGGGGGAAATTGGCCGCCTGGGCTCACAATCCCGTGCCACGAGTCTTCTGGTGAACTGTGAATCGACATTGTAGAGCCGTAGATCCGAGCGTTCTCTGGGGTGTAAACGCGTAATTTCACCATAACCCCGCTcgatgatgagatggattAAAGTGGCTGAGTAATATTAACAGACCCAGCGACCCCAACCAAGAGCCCCGTTACTCCAGCGGGTCCCCCTTCGCCAACCTTTGGTTTGTGAAGGATCTGAAGATGGGACAACGTAGGGAGCTTGCGCCAACAGCgaagaattacttatagctatcaTGAAGGCACATCGAAAAGAAATCACTACAGATGAATTGAAATAGGCATGTTCTGGTAACCCATGTGAAGCTGAGGCGAGCTGGAGGCGGTTAATTTGTAGCAACTCTGTGCATGCTGGTGACTGGAACATCTACCTTCTGGCCTTGCCACTCACGCTGGTGTTACAGCGCTCGGTTTGCGAAAGGCTGGCGAGTGGAAGTTTTTCACGCTCAGCATAAAAGAACTCGAGCAAGTCATAAATCACAGTTGAGAGACAAACAGGGGGGGTATTCCCTCTTGCCCGACCTCGTGGCATAGATGGTGTGAAGGAGGTCATCAAAGGGTCCAAAGAAGCTTTGCTATCTCCAACTCCACTCGCGGGACTTTGCGATGCTTTCGACCCAATGCCTACTAGAAGATAAGGAAATCATCGCCGAAAGTGTGACGCATGTGTGGTTGAACTCGCGGGAGCCGAAATTAAGAACATTCTGCAAAGTCATTGAAGCGATAGATGATCAATTGATGCGGTTTACGTCTTGTGAGTAAAGATGAGCCTTCAATATTTGACTACCTGAGTACAGCGAACTCAGTAGTGGAAGTATAAGCTCATTTCCGACCCCTCTGATCGCTATCAGACTTTGAGATGAGCACGCTTATTGTGTCCTCGACCTCATCAAAGTGACGTCTCATCGTTCATCTCTTCGTCTTCGGGGGCTTTACTACCCCCAGTCTGCTCCTCTTCGTCTGAGTAAATCAGGGGAGGGGGCGAGTCAGCAATGCGAGATCTCAGCTCTTGTCGCCTGTCCCTCCAAAGCAGCAGTTGAATAATAGCTGTCTCCAGTACTTGGTGGGATGGTTAGCATATAAAGTTTGGCAAAGGAAGGGGATGGCAACTTACAAAGTAGGACTTGCAAGATACTTGAATACGTGTACCCCTTTCTGGCAGCAGGAAAATCTGTGGTTTTCCACATGAAATTGGGCATCTTAACATGTTAGCAGATGCTTGGAAGAGGGAAAGATCCGACCAACTATAGCCTGAACGACATAAGCTAAATCGTTTGCGACGGCGACCAACAGAGCGCGTTTCTCTGTATCAGCCGAACAGATCTCATTAATCCAGCTAAGGATGAGCGGTCCAGCGCCGTGCTAAAGTTCGGTCAGGTCAACAGTTTTTGAGTTGAGGTCATACGTACACCAATGTGACTCAGCCAATAAACGACCATTCGAGAATCGATGTCGGAGTAAAGTGGCATAGACAGAAACAAAAGGTTAAAGATGAGCTGGGATAGGTTCAGCATTAACAATCTCATAGCCAGCTGGGAACTTACCGTAAGCGCTGCACCAGCGTAAATAAACGGCCAGCGTTTCCCCTGAAGAGGCCCATCAGAAGTCCAGGCCCAGGTAAGTGCCATGAGTATGAATATCGCGGTAGTCGGAATGGGCACTGCATGATGTTTACATTAGGGCCAAGTGCCTCAACACACCGATCGCTCCGATCGAGCAGACTAGAACCTACAGCTGTTGATCTCAGGGACGGAGAAAGATTTGCCTGGCATTGGTGGTGGTTGGGCATTGAAGCTCTTCAACCAATAGCCCATAGCAGCCTGAGGATTTCCGTTATTCCAAAGAATATACAGCAGCGCTGTTAAGGTTATGAGTCAGTCTCGATGAAAAGAGTTTTGAGTAGGACAACATACGGAGATGATAAGTATGCCAGCTCCGTAGAGTCTTTTTCACCTTGGCCCTCGTCCAAGGTTGCTTGCCAGCTCTTCCAATGGCCTGCATGCGTTTCACCGATAGGATATGCTCATCCTCAGTTGTCCACCAGGTCCTCTTCCCATCCTGCGGAAGATTCGGGAAGAAGAAGTAACCAGCGACTGCAAGGGGGAGTGTGATGATTCCATCGATGATGAAAAGCCAACGCCCTATGATATAAGCCAATAATTAGCGCTGCCCCTGTTGGAGAAGCCTCTTGGAAAGTCCAAATTGTTGAAAGACAAGCGAAGTGTTGATGACCTACAGCCTGCACGACCATGAACTCCATCGAGGTTTGTGTATGCAGCAGCCTGAAGAAAACCGCTAAACATTGACCCAATCGAGCCCGCTATCCAAAACAACATGGCCCGTTTTCCAATTTCTCGAGGAGTATACCATGATCCCAACATATAATGAATCCCTGGGTAGAACCCGGATCTGAGGATGGGGTCAGCGGCTCTCTCCAAACCAATGCGATGCGACAGTCAAATTGTCGAGTGTCGGAGCGGCAAGGTCACTCACTCGAAGAATCCTACGAAAAAGCGCAACGCGTAGAGACCACGATAAGATTGAACAGCTGAAGTGCAAATAGTTGCGATCCCCCATCCAACCTCCAAGGAGGGAATAACCCATCGTGGTGAGATTCGAGTAAGCAACAAGTTGGATGGAATTTGACCGATCACGTAGCCAACGGTCCAGATAGAAGTGCCTATCCATGGAGTCAGTGACGGCGGGTAGAGATGGAATTTAGGTAGATAAGAGGAAGTGCTTACTAGTGACGAGCTGATTTCCGTACATCTCGAGGTCCTCCTCCATACCGCTCAAGAAAGCATTATTGACGTTGGTTTGGTCGATGTTCTTCAAGAAGTAGCCTATCGAGGCAAATGTGAGGATAAACGCGTCAACTTTGAAGAGCAAGCGGCGTTGATCTGGAGGAAGCTCCCACGTGTCCCAAATGTAGCCTTTCCACGTTTGAACTGGCTTGACGACGACTTCATGATGGGTACCGTCTGGCTGAGCTTCTACAAGGGGTACATAGCCCTCTGAGCTTCGACCCTGCACTTCTGTCATGACTGAGAGCGGTATAGAAGAATGTGAAGTGCCTGGAAGCTGATATGTGTTCTTTCtgttatttctaagaaagagGAGTTCAATTGCTGAGAGCGACCGTCATGCCCAGCGTTGTACTGAATCAGGTGGTCGCCCTATGCGCTCATCATTCCCACTAATCGCGTCAGTCAACTGGCCTCACGCTATTGGCTCCCTGCTGTCATCTGAACGACAGTGTCGCTCTTGATTACGAAGCAACCTGGTCAAATGCGACTGATGTGTACCAGTTGACGGATAATTGTTATGAAATACCCGGTGCATTGTTGCTGCGTTGGCGGCTATAAAGTTAGGTTCCCGGAGTTCTGACCATAGAGCTTATAGCGACGCGGTCCAACACTGGACTCACTGATTGCAGGCAAAAAGAGCAGCTGCAAGTTTCTTGGCGCCTGTCCTTTTTGGGCAAGTTTTTGGCCTTAGGAGGTGTcgtatttaaataagatttaaaggaaaaaaaaaaccatcTTCCAACCCTGGGAGCAGGAGATTGCCTTTCTGTCTCTTCATCGAGAGGCCTACCTTGTCCCTACTTTACGTGAAGGTTCAACATTATGCGTCTTGGATTCTTCTGGCTCCTATCGCATGAAATGTGATGGTTATGGATTAAGCTGGCCGGAGATTTGTGGAAAACATTTCACCGAAAAGGTGTGGACGAATCTTAACAACCATTGATGTGTAGCACACACCCACGGTATTGGGTTTTGACGCCGTCATGTATTGATAACTGTGTCTTTTtctgttgtggctgatggcttaTTGTCATCATTGCAGACAATAGTAACGCGCACACCCACACTAAACCTCTCACTGCGCCATACTTTGCTAGAAATACCAGACGCAGTCTACGATGGCCAAGCGCCGGGGTCGGGATGGTCACATCTAACTATCGGAATGCCGCTTGCAGTTTAGGCTCTGGGCCAGTGAAACATGTTGATTGTGCATGTGCCTTGTCGAATGCGGATAGGGTTTCAAAACTGCTTACAACAAATAAAAACCTCAGCAGTGACAATATTTGCAGAGACATTCAGGCTTCTCTATGTTTCACCAATCAGGTGAGTCTCTTCTGGGCTCTTGCTGTCTCTTAGCTACAAAGACGCCTCTGACGCTGAGGCCTACAGCGCTCGACAAAGGCAAAATGAAGGCAATGCTCGTATATGGTCCTATCATTATCGGGGCTGTCTGCTACTGCTCCATATTTTGAAGCTGCAGTTTCTATACAATGCACTGTACTTAAGAGATGAACATTCATATACGATGTCATATGAGAAAGCTGGACTCATTTTTTCTTGCGTTTACTTTGGCAGTGCTACACAAAATTCTACTTTCGACCAACATAATACCACTTCAGTCGCCCATCTTATGTGATGGTGTATCCTCCGTCGACTCGAAGGTCTGCGCCAGTGACATACGAAGCTGCATCTGACAACAAGAAGGTGACAGGGCCCATCAGATCTTCAGGCTGACCCATCCTACCCTGCGGAATGAGAGACACCCAAGTCTTCTTCAGATCGGGGTTATCGGCCAGGATCTTTTTTGTCCTACTTTTTGTCAGAACCAACCGGGCCAAGATTTACATAGTGAGAGACTTACAAAGCTGTTAGCATATAGCCAGGAGAGATGCAGTTCACGCGGATTCCAGCGTGAGCCCATTCAACGGCCAATGACGCAGCAAGATGCCTGACCGCAGCTTTCGCGGCGTTGTAAGGGCTGTATTTTATCACGATTAGTTGGTGAGAAATGGTCAGATCATTGCCCTGGCACTTACGCCTGTGGTTGAGGGACGTTCACGATCGCCCCTGACATGCTACCAATGAAAACAATGCTCCCAGGAGCCTTTCGCTCCATAAGATGCTTGGCGACAGCTACGGCGAAGAGATAGGTGCCGTCCACGTTGACACCCCAAAGCTTGCGCATTCGGTCAATTGGATAGTTTATGGCGTCAAAGTTTTCTGTGAATCCGGCTGAGGTTACGAGGCCATCAATCTTTTGGTAGGTGTTGAGGATCTCGCGAATGCACTTATCCACAGACTCCGGCTTTGAGACATCTGCGTAGTACGCCGTAACTCGGGGCAGTCTGGTTTCGATGAGTTAGGAAAATAGGCCATGAAACAGTCGTGAAAAGGCTGACCTTTCGCATCCCGGGTTCTCCTTTCTGAAAGCGTCAATCAATTCATCGACCTGGGACTCTGCTTCATCCTCTAAATTCCGTTAAAAACCCTGTGACCAACAACAACTCTCTTAAACGCGAAGCTCACTGTTCAAGTCGACAATCGCAAGATCAGCTCCAGAGTAGACGCAGCCTTGGCCCATGACCAGACCCAGCCCTCTTGCACCTCCTGTAATCACGATCACTTTGCCTTCAAGAGAGAGGGACGCCAATGTCGGTTTGGAGAACTGCCCTCCCTGTCCGACTACCGGCTTGCTAGATGGGAGCTCATGGTGTGGTGGATATTCGACCTGGACCTCTGGGTCCGTgcgagaaaaagaaagggtTCTTTCAGGAATTGGGAGCGGAGGAGGAACCATTGTGTATCAATTGATCAACGATAGAGTGGGATTGAGGATGGAATTGAGCACAATGCTCTTGGAGGCAGAGGGGGCAGAAACCGCCTTGTACCTATCGCCACCCACCTCCCACCCACCTGCAAAAGCATGCAACTTCTCAAGCCCTGATGCGTGTCTCTCAACGTGTTACGGTGTCTGTCAAAGGCACGACTCGGGTCTGTTCCAAACACCCACGCCACGCTAGGGGCAGTCACAAGCCCTGGGCATTGGCCGCTGACCCAGTGTAAGAGTTCAAGTTTCCAAGACACTTTCATGATGTTGACGAAGAGAGGTGCCCAATCCCAGGTTCCTCGCGGGATGGGAAAATACGGCCATGTTTGTCCGACAGAGCCGATTGGACATGGAATGGCGGTAAGTTGGCCAAGTGATCGTCGATAGTACCCCATACAGTATGCGTTGAGTTTGGGCTTTTCTGGTGTGGCCAGGCCTGGGAAAAAGGGGAACCGGTAAGCGAGATATCGACATGGCGATCAGTGGCCCACTTTGGTGTCTTGTGATGGTCTCTTTGGCGAGTCTCGACAAATGAAAAGATCCACCCCCACGGTGCCCCCGAAGTCACTTGGTCACGTTGGCAGTCAGATATTTCCTCACCATTTCTGTGCTGTGTCCTTATCGCGGGCTCTCCATGCTTGGAGGTCTTCTCATCGGTTGAATTGACAATGCCGATGCCGTCAGTTGGAGCGAGGCCATTGCCAGCTTCCCAACCTCAAACATAGGAGACTGTCGTGGTCAAGTTAACGTTTCGGCATGACATCACTTCCCGTCCCGTTTTAACGATAGACCAGTCAAAAGAGTGAGGTCTTTCACTGGCAGCATTTGAGTTCACCCGAATCCATTTCTCTATGATTGAGTGAGGCTCAGGCTGTTCAGTCTCATTTGAGTTCACAGACGTGTTCTCAGTGCAAATGCAACTGCCTCACCCGATTCTTTTCACGTCGCAATCACTCCTCACATACCCTGCCTGAGGGTGGAAACATCCGCCACCAGGCTTGTGTGTAAGGATTTGGCTCTCCAAGATATAATCGCAGTACTGCGCCTTTCCtagcacatacgaccatacccaccggagaactcgggatcccgtccgctctcccatagataagccggcgaggggcggattagtagttgggtcggtgacgaccagcgaatccccgctgttgtatgttttttgcCCCGTGTGGCCCCTAGATCCCGCCTTTGGCTCCCACAAGACGCTGACAGACAGACGCCTGCTTCCTTTTTGCTCTCTTATTATCATTCATTTACAGTGTTAGGTTGAGTGGAATACAGTCTTTGAGAGATGACTATGAGAAGGGAATCCTGCCACCTTGACTCCAGCCCATCAATGATCAAAAGGTAATTCCATACATGCCTTCCCCTTGCACAGCCTTTCCTTCATCATAGGTCACACGCCTCCAACCCTCATCGCGTGATGCATCAGCTATCCATTCGACGGTCGGGAAATACCGCTCGTTCTTCTTTACGGTAGCCACAAACGGAGCACCAGCAAAGTCAACAGCCTTGACAGTAAAGTCTGGGGAATATGTTGTTAGAACACAGCCATTGTAGAGGCTATCAGGTTTGGAGACTCACAAGTGTTATCAGGAATGGCAGCCACAACAGGAACGAGCGACTCTAGATCCGGCGTGGGTACGCTGTTGATGTGGGTAATGAATCTGGTGGCATAGACGCTGTAAAGAGCGGCGGGAGATCCATGAAGCCAGGTCGTGATGTAGACTTGACTAGGCAGTTTCTTGATCGACTGTACCACAGTTCGGTGTGGCTTCTGAACTGTAAGGCCGCAAAAGTTGACGACGTGGGATGTCTCAAAGTCATCTTCTAGCAGCGTGTCAAGCTGCAGGTTGAGCTGCTTTCCACTGCGAACAATGACTGCGTCGATCTTCTCATGCCAGTACATGACCTCCAACTCAGGAAGCTGGGTAATGAGATCGTCATTGAG comes from Fusarium falciforme chromosome 11, complete sequence and encodes:
- a CDS encoding GST N-terminal domain-containing protein — encoded protein: MVKLRVYTPENARIYGSTMSIHSSPEDSWHGIVSPGGQFPPEAGRYHLYIGLFCPFAHRVNLVRCLKGLQSAIDVSVVKPYPKGDDKGWPGWQFPNSPDDTYEGSTEDLLFKSKYLHEVYFKDDPEYKGRYSVPLFWDRKQGQIVNNESAELLRWLPSAFDSILAEDDPARKLNLYPEHLRATIDDVSEWMQRDLNSGVYKVGFATTQQGYDENVPTVFAALNKLESLIHQHGGPYVFGKELTEIDIRAYATIVRFDVVYVQHFKCNLGTIRGNFPVIHEWLKNLYWNVPGFRETTDFRHIKENYTKSHYKINPLAITPLGPFPDVEEGVDLNFSKLKPGAIRHPAVCQREKELYD
- a CDS encoding MFS domain-containing protein, giving the protein MTEVQGRSSEGYVPLVEAQPDGTHHEVVVKPVQTWKGYIWDTWELPPDQRRLLFKVDAFILTFASIGYFLKNIDQTNVNNAFLSGMEEDLEMYGNQLVTSTSIWTVGYVIGQIPSNLLLTRISPRWVIPSLEVGWGIATICTSAVQSYRGLYALRFFVGFFESGFYPGIHYMLGSWYTPREIGKRAMLFWIAGSIGSMFSGFLQAAAYTNLDGVHGRAGWRWLFIIDGIITLPLAVAGYFFFPNLPQDGKRTWWTTEDEHILSVKRMQAIGRAGKQPWTRAKVKKTLRSWHTYHLPLLYILWNNGNPQAAMGYWLKSFNAQPPPMPGKSFSVPEINSLPIPTTAIFILMALTWAWTSDGPLQGKRWPFIYAGAALTLIFNLLFLSMPLYSDIDSRMVVYWLSHIGHGAGPLILSWINEICSADTEKRALLVAVANDLAYVVQAIMPNFMWKTTDFPAARKGYTYSSILQVLLLLETAIIQLLLWRDRRQELRSRIADSPPPLIYSDEEEQTGGSKAPEDEEMNDETSL